The DNA segment AACGCGGCAGCGGGCGGATCGTGATGATCTCGTCGGTCATCGGCGAGACCGGTGGGATCGGGCAGGTCAACTACGCCTCGGCCAAGTCGGGGCTGTTCGGGCTCACCAAGACCCTCGCCCGGGAAGCGGCCATGCAGCTGCAGCGCTCGGGCGCCGGCGACGGGATCGGCATCACCGTCAACGCCGTGACGCCGGGCTACACCGCCACCGAGATGCTGGACGCCGTACCGGACAAGGTGCTCGCCGGGTTGCGGGCGAAGATCCCGCTCGGCCGGCTCGGGCAGCCCGACGAGGTCGCCCGGGTCGTGCACTTCCTGGCCGCCGACGCCTCGTCCTACATCACCGGCCAGGTGTGGGGGGTCAACGGCGGCCTGGACATGTAGGCCCGGCCGCACGCCCCCCGGTCGACGACGGACGGGGGACCACCGAGAGGGAGGGGTGCCGGGTGTTCGACCGCATCGCCGTGATCAACCGGGGCGAGCCGGCCATGCGCCTGACCCGTGCCGTCCGCGAGCTCAACGCCGAGCACGGCACGCGCACCCGCGTCATCGCCCTGCACACCGAGTCCGAACGCCGGGCGACGTTCGTCCGCGCCGCCGACGAGGGCGTGCTGCTGCGCGAGACCGGGGCCGGCAACCCCTACCTCGACCACGACGAGCTCGCCCGGGCCCTGCGCGCCAGCCGCGCCGACGCTGCCTGGGTGGGCTGGGGCTTCGTCGCCGAGGACCCGGCGTTCGCCGAGCTGTGCGCCTCGCTCGGCGTCGTCTTCATCGGGCCGCCGCCCGAGGCCATGCGGCTGCTCGGCGCCAAGATCGAGGCCAAGGTGCTCGCGGAGCAGGCCGGGGTGCCGGTCGCGCCGTGGAGCGGCGGTCCGGTGGCCGGCCTCGAGGACGGGCGGCGGCACGCGGCGGCCATCGGCTACCCGCTCATCGTCAAGTCCCGGAGCGGCGGCGGCGGCCGGGGCATCCGGGTCGTCCGGTCCGAGGGCGAGCTGGAGGAGGCGCTCACCCGCACCCAGGCGGAGGCCGGGCGCACCTTCGGCGACCCGACCGTCTTCATGGAGCGGCTGGTGGAGGGCGGCCGGCACGTCGAGGTGCAGATCATCGCCGACCAGCACGGCGCGGTGTGGGCGCCCGGGGTCCGCGACTGCTCGGTGCAGCGGCGCAACCAAAAGGTCCTGGAGGAGTCCAGCTCGCCCGCGCTGAGTCCGGAGCAGGACCGGTCGCTGCGCGAGTCCTCCGTCGCCCTGGTGAAGGCGGCCGGCTACGTCGGTGCGGGCACCGTCGAGTTCCTCTACCAGCCGGAGGAGGAGCTGTTCACCTTCCTGGAGGTGAACACCCGGCTGCAGGTGGAGCACCCCGTCACCGAGGAGACCACCGGCCTGGACATCGTCAAGCTGCAGCTGCACGTGGCGGCCGGCGGCCGGCTCGAGGGCGACCCACCCCCCCGGTCCGGCCACGCGATCGAGGCCCGGCTGAACGCGGAGGACGCCGAGCAGGGCTTCGCCCCGGCTCCCGGCCAGGTCGTGCTCATGCGGCTGCCGACCGGCCCGGGGGTCCGCGTGGACACCGGGATCGGCGTCGGCGACGTCATCCCGCCGCTCTACGACTCGATGATCGCCAAGGTCATCGCCTGGGGCCGCGACCGGCCCGAGGCGCTCGCCCGGCTCAGGTGCGCGCTGCGGGAGACCACCGTCGTGCTGCGCGGGGGCACGACCACCAAGTCCTTCCTGCTCGACCTGCTGGACCGGCCCGAGGTGGCGAGCGGGACCGCCGACACCGGCTGGCTGGACCGCACGGGGGCGGGCAGCCGCGCCGAGACCGCCGGCAACGCCTGGGTGGCCCTGGTCCGGGTGGCCATCGACGTCGCGGACGCGGAGGAGGCCCGGGAGCGGAGCGCCTTCCTGGCCTCCGCGCGGGGCGGGCGGCCACGGGCCCCGCACGAGGTGGGCCGGGTCGTGGAGCTGGGGTACCGGGGCCAGGCCTACCGGCTGGGTGTGGCGAGGGTGGGGCACGACCGCTACCGGGTCGAGCTCGACGGCCGGTCCGCCGACGTCGACGTGGACCGGCTGAGCGGGCTGGAGAGCCGGCTGTCGGTGGGGGAGGACCGGTTCGCGGTCGTCGCGGTCGAGGGCACCGGGTCCTCCCTCGTCGAGGTCGACGGCGTCACCCACCGGGTCGCGACCGACGTCGGCGGGGTGGTGCGGGCGCCGGCACCCGCGGTGGTCGTGGCGGTGCGGGCCACCGCCGGGCAGGAGGTCCAGGCCGGTCAGACGCTGCTGGTCCTGGAGAGCATGAAGATGGAGACGGCGGTCCGGGCGCCGTTCGCCGGCCGGGTGCGGGAGGTGCGCGCCGCCGCCAACGCCCAGGTCGACGCCGGCGCGCCGCTGCTCACCGTCGACCGGGCCGGCGGCGACGTCGAGGAGGTGTCCGGCGAGCGGGTCGAGCTCCCCGCGGGCGCCGGCCCGGCCGCGGGCGAGCCCCGGGAGCGGGCGCTGTCGCTGCTGGCGGCGCTCCGGTCGCTGATCACCGGGTACGACATCGGCGCGGGCCACGCCGGTGACCTGGTGGCGGGCTACCGCAGCGCACGGTCCGAGCTCCCGGGCGACGACCCGGAGCTGCTGCAGGCCGAGCTCGCGGTGCTCACCACCTTCGCCGACCTGTGCGAGCTGTCCCGCAACCGCCCCGCCAGCGAGGAGGAGGAGGCCGACCAGCAGGTCCACAGCCCGCGCGAGTACTTCCACGCCTACCTGCACTCGCTCGACGTCGACCGCGAGGGCCTGCCGGACAGCTTCCGGGTGCGGCTGTGCCGGGCGCTCGCGCACTACGGCGTCGGCGACGACCTGGAGCCGGGACCGGTCCTCGAGGACGCGGTGTACCGGGTCTTCCTGGCCCAGCAGCGCACCGGCGACCAGCTGCCCGCCGTGCTGGCCCTGCTGGACCGCTGGCTGACCACCGTCCTCCCGGCGTCGGACGCCGCGCGGTCGGAGGTGGCCGAGGTGCTCGACCGGCTGGTCGGGGCGACGCAGCTGCGCTACCCGTCGGCCGGTGACCTGGCCCGGGCCGTGCGGTACCGCCACTTCGAGGAGCCGGTGGTCCTGCAGGCCCGGCAGGAGGTGCTCGACCAGGCGGAGCGGCTGCTGGCCGAGCTCGACGCCGCCGACGCGCCCGGGAGCACCAGCGACGGCCGTGCCGGCGACGACCGTGCCAGCGACGACGTGGCCCGGATCGAGGCCCTGGTCGCCAGCCCCGAGCCGCTGGTCCGGCTGCTGGCCCAGCGCTTCGACCGTCCGACGAGCAGGCCGGACCCGATCGTGGAGGTCCTCACCCGCCGCTACTACCGCAGCCGCAGCCTGCAGGACGTCCGGCCGTCGGTGCTCGGCGGGAACTCCGCGGTCACCGCCGACTACGACCTGCAGGGCACCCGGCTGCACCTGCTCGCCCTGATGGTGCGGATGCCCGACCTCCCCGCCGCGCTGGCCGAGGTGCGCCGGCTGGCCGACGGCGTGGCCGACCCGCACACCCTGCTGGTGGACCTCTACCTGTCCTGGCCGGACCGCCCGGCCGACCCCGACGAGATGGCCGCGCAGCTGCAGCAGCTGGTCGCCGAGCTGGCGCCGCTGCCGGCGCTCCGCCGGGTGACGGTCACCGTGACCACGCCGGACGGCGACGTCGACGCGGTCACCTTCCGGCCGACCCCCGACGGCCTGGCCGAGGAGCGCATCATCCGCGGGATGCACCCGCTGACCGCGCAGCGGCTCCACCTGTGGCGGCTCAAGGACTTCGACGGGCGCCGCCTGCCCTCGGCCGAGGACACCTACCTCCTGCACGTCGTCGCCCGGGACAACCCGAACGACGAGCGCCTCATCGCCATGGCCGAGGTGCGGGACCTGACCCCGCTCCGCGACGAGGCCGGGGAGATCGTGGGCTTCCCGACCATCGAGCGGCTGCTGACCTCCTGCCTCGACGGGCTCCGCCGCGGGCAGGCGCAGCGACGCGCGCGCCGCCCGCTGGAGCACAACCGGATCCACCTGTACGCGTGGCCGTCGATCGAGGTGCCGCTGTCGGAGGTGGCCACGTTCGCCCGGATGGCCGCGCCGCTGACGGTCGGTTCCGGCGTCGACCAGATCGTGCTGCTGGCCCGGCTGCAGGACGAGGCGGGTGGTCCGCCGCGCGAGGTGGCGCTGCGCTTCTCCTACCGGCCGGGCACCGGTGTCCGGATGGAGGTGACCGACCGGCCGACCGAGCCGCTGCGCACCCTGGACGACTACGCCGAGAAGGTGCTGAGCTCGCGCGCCCGCGGCGCGATCTACCCCTACGAGCTCGCCCCGCTGCTGGCTGGTCCCGGGGGCACGTTCGTGGAGCACGACCTCGACGAGCAGGGCCGGCTGGCACCCGTCGACCGGCCGGCCGGGCGCAACACGGCCGGCATCATCGCCGGCGTCGTCAGCACGCCCACCGAACGCCACCCGGAGGGGATGACCCGGGTCGTGCTATTCGGTGACCCGACCAAGGCGCTGGGCACCGTCGCCGAGCCGGAGTGCGCGCGGGTCGTCGCCGCCCTCGACCTCGCCGAGCAGCGCGGCATCCCGGTGGAGTGGTTCGCGCTGTCCTCCGGGGCGCGCATCTCGATGGACAGCGGCACCGAGAACATGGACTGGGTCTCCCGGGCGCTGCGCCGCATCATCACGTTCACCCAGGCCGGCGGGGAGGTCAACGTCGTCGTCGCCGGGATCAACGTGGGCGCGCAGCCGTACTGGAACGCCGAGGCCACCATGCTCATGCACACCAAGGGCATCCTGGTCATGACCCCGGACAGCGCGATGGTGCTCACCGGCAAGCACTCCCTGGACTACTCCGGTGGGGTGTCGGCGGAGGACAACTTCGGCATCGGCGGCTACGACCGGGTGATGGGCCCCAACGGGCAGGCCCAGTACTGGGCGCCGAACCTCACCGCCGCCTGCGAGCTGCTCTTCCAGCACTACGAGCACACCTACGTGGCACCGGGGGAGCGCTGGGCCCGGCCGGCGGGGACCGGTGACCCGCGGGACCGGGACGTCCGGTCGTTCCCGCACGAGCACCCGGCCAGCGACTTCACCACGGTCGGGGACATCTTCTCGGCGACCGCGAACCCCGAGCGGAAGAAGCCGTTCGACATCCGCACGCTGATGCGCGCGGTCACCGACCAGGACCACGCCGTCCTGGAGCGGTGGGCCGGCATGGCCGACGCCGACACGTCCGTCGTCGTCGACGCCCACCTGGGTGGGCACCCGGTCGCGCTGATCGGGATCGAGTCCCGGCCGGTCGCGCGCCGCGGCAGCCGTCCGGCCGACGGCCCGGACCAGTGGACGGCGGGCACGCTCTTCCCGCGGTCGTCGAAGAAGACCGCGCGGGCGATCAACGCGGCCAGCGGGAACCGGCCGCTGGTCGTGCTGGCCAACCTCTCCGGCTTCGACGGGTCACCGGAGTCGCTGCGCGCGCTGCAGCTGGAGTACGGCGCGGAGATCGGCCGGGCGATCACGAACTTCGACGGCCCGATCGTGTTCTGCGTCGTCTCCCGGTACCACGGCGGTGCGTTCGTGGTGTTCTCCGGCGTGCTCAACGAGGGCATGGAGGTCCTCGCCGTCGAGGGCTCCTACGCCTCGGTCCTGGGCGGCGCTCCTGCCGCCGCCGTCGTCTTCACCCGCGAGGTCGACAAGCGCACCGCCGCCGATCCGCGGGTGCGCGAGCTGGAGGCCGCGGTCGCCGCCGCCGACGGCACCGGGGCGGCCTCCCTGCGGGTCGAGCTGGCGACCCTCCGCGGCAGCGTCCGGTCGGAGAAGCTGGGCGAGGTGGCCGCGGAGTTCGAGGCGGTCCACGACATCGGACGGGCCCGCCGGATGGGCTCGGTCCACGACATCGTCCCCGCCGCCGAGCTGCGCCCGCGGCTCATCGCGGCCGTCGAGCGGGGGATGCAGCGCGCAGGCTGACCCGGGTCTGCGCGACGACAGCACCGTCAGAGAGGAACCCCGTGAACGCCTTCGTGCTGAACCGACACGGTCGGTTGGTCTTCCCCTCGAGCGTCATGCCGCAGCTGGACTTCTCGACGATGGAGTCGCTGGACCAGCTCGACACCGTCATCCGCCGCGACTTCGAGACCAAGGCGCCGAGCGGGACCGACATCCTGGAGCGGATCCGCACCGGGGGCTACGACGACCGGTACGCCCTGATGCGGGACATCGCGCTCAACCTGTTCTGGGCCAACCGCTTCTCGATCACCATGTACGACAAGCGGCCGACCCGGTGGGCGGACCTGCCGCGGACCCGCTCCGACGTCTTCCTGCCCGTGCTGGAGCCCTGGGAGGACGGCGAGACCAAGGTCGCCGCCGTCGAGCAGGCCTACCCGACGCTGCCGGCCCGGTGGGACGGCGAGGTCGAGGACCAGGTCTTCGGCGTCCTGTTCGACGTCTTCGGCAACCGCAGGAACCACGCGACGACGCTGCCGGCCGTCAAGCCGACGGTGGCGGAGTTCCTCGCGGAGCCGGCCAATCTCACCTTCCGGCTGCCGCACTACGACCCGGACTACCCGGTCTACGAGTACGACGACGTCCTCGACTGCCGGGAGGACGTGCCCGAGCTCGAGGCGCTGCACCGCTGGGCGATGGTGCTGCACAACCAGTACCCGTGGGACCGGTCGGCGGTGGAGCTGGCCCGGGCCGACCAGATCTCCGACGACGACTACGTGGTCGCCTTCCACCCCCGGGACCGGGAGGTGCGGGAGTTCCTGCGCCGCCTGGCCACCGGCGCCGTGCCCCGGCAGGCGCCGGCCCCGCGGGAGTCGCGGCCACCGGTCCGGCCGTTCCCGCCGGTGGACGTGCGCCGCGCGTTCACCGTGCTGCCGCGGCTGGAGTGCCTGGTCGCCGTGCACGGCGACCAGGTGTGCACCAACGACGACGTGGTGCGCAACTCCGCCTACAACTGGTCCCCGATGAGCGCCGCGGAGATCCAGGAGAAGACCGGGGTGGAGGAGCGCCGGTACACCTCGCTGAGCCTGGAGGAGCTGGCGCTGCAGGCGGCGGAGGCGGCGCTGGAGAAGGCCGGGCGCGGGCCGGAGGAGATCGGCGGCGTGGTGGTGTGCACCTGCACCAGCTCCCGGCTGATCCCGTCGCTGGCCACCTACATCTGCGGGCAGCTCGGCATCCACCAGACCCACGCCGCCTACGACCTGGTCGCCGCCTGCGCCGGGATGCCCTACGGGCTGGCCGAGGCGGCGCGGCTGCTGCAGGAGGTGGAGCGGCCGGTCCTGGTCGTGTGCGCCGAGAAGTTCTCGGACAAGATCGGCAACGTCCGCCCGTCGCGGATGCTGTTCGCCGACGGCGCGGCCGCGATGATCGTGGGCGTGGCCGGCGAGGGACAGGGCGGCGACTTCGACTACCTGCAGACCTACGCCAGCGGCCCGGCGAGCGAGGTGAACTCGATCATCTGGCCCAACCCCGAGTTCGACAACAACATCACCGTCTTCGGCCCGCAGGTGAAGGCGCTGGCCGGCCGCTACCTCGCGCAGATGATCGAGGAGATCGGGGCGCTGCCCGCCCCCGACGGCGCGGCCGGCTCGCTGCTGGACAGCATCGACCTGATCGTCCCGCACCAGGCGAACAAGACGATGGTGCTGCAGCTCGCCGAGCGGGCCGGGCTGCGCGCCGACCAGCTCTACTTCAACATCGAGACGACGGGGAACGCGTCGTCGGCGAGCATCCCGCTGGCCATCCACGACGCCGTCCGGGACGGCGTGATCACCACCCCGGTCCGGGTGTTCGCGCCGGGCTTCGGTGCCGGGGCAGTGGCCGGCTACGCGGTGATGCGGGTCGACCCGGCGGTCGTCGACGTCCGGGACGCCCGTGCCGCGGGCGTCGCGGCGGAGGCGCCGGCCACGGCGGCGGACGAGCCCCGGCCGGCGTCGGAGCAGCTGCGGGAGGCGTTCACCTGAGCACCCGGACGGTGCGCGGTGCGGACGGCACCGCGCTGCGCGCCTGGTGCAACGACGGCACCGGGCCGCCGGTGCTGCTGTGCAACGGGCTGGGCGCCCCGGAGGCGGCCTGGCCGGGGCTCGTCGGCCGGTCCAGCGGCTACCGGGTGCTCAGCTGGTCCTACCGCGGCCTGACCGGGTCGGCGCGCCCGGCCGACCCGGCGCGGGTCCGCGTCGAGGACCACGCCGACGACGCCCGCGCGGTGCTCGACGCCTTCGACGTGCCGGCCGCGACCGTCATCGGCTGGTCGCTGGGGGTCAACGTGGCCTTCGAGCTGGCCCTGGAGGACCCGGCGCGGGTGCTCGGCGTGCTGGCGGTCGCCGGCGTGCCGGGCGGCTCCTTCTCCTCGATGTTCGCCCCCTACGGGGTGCCCCGCCGGCTGCGTGCCCCGGTCGGCCGGTGGAGCAGTGCCCTCCTGCTCGCGATCGGCCCGATGCTGCCGCCGATCGCGGCGAGCCTGCCGCCGTGGCCGGAGCTGCTGTCGCCCGGCGCGCTGCGGGGGCCGGCCAGCGAGATGGCGCACCCGGGCGCGCTGCGTGCGGTGCTGCAGGAGTTCTCCCGCCACGACTGGCGCTGGTTCCGCCACCTGGCGCTGGCGATCGCCGAGCACGCACCGCTGGACATCTCGCGGGTGCGCGGCCCGGTCACCTTCGTGGCGGGCCGCTACGACTCGCTGGTCGACGTCGCCGACGTCCGCCGCGCGGCAGGGAGCCTGCCGGGGGCGCGGCTGCGGGAGCTGCCGGGCACGCACTTCCTGCCGCTGCAGCACCCCGGGGTGCTGCTCGCGGAGCTGCGACGGATGGTGCCCGCCTCGTGACCGGTCAGGCCGGCCGGCGGTCGCGGACGTAGGAGCCGGGGGCCGGCTCCAGCGGCGGGTGGTCCGCGCTGCCCCGGGCCGCCGGTGCGGGGACCTCGTCACCGGACCGCTCGAGCATCCACTCCGCCCAGGGCTCCCACCAGCTGCCGGTGTGCCGCTCGGCGGACGCGCGCCACGCGTGGGGGTCCGGACCCGGCTCGCCGCCGGTCCAGTAGTGGGCCTTCGGGTTGCCCGGCGGGTTGACCAGGCTCTGGATGTGGCCGCTGTAGCTGAGCACGAAGGTGCTCGGCCCGGACAGCAGCTGGGTCGTCCGGTAGCAGCCGTCCCAGGGGGTGAGGTGGTCGGTCAGGGCCCCGGTCACGAAGGTGGGCACGGTGATCCGGCTCAGGTGCACCGGGCTGCCCAGCACGCGCATCGCCCCGGCCCGGACCAGCGCGTTGGTCCCGAAGATCTCCAGGAACTGCTCGTGCAGCCGGGCCGGCAGGTTGGTGCCGTCGGCGTTCCAGGCCAGGATGTCGAACGCCGGCGGGTCCTCGCCCATCAGCCACTGGTTGACCAGGTAGTTGAAGATCAGGTCGTCGGGGCGCATCCAGCTGAACACCGCGCCCATCTCGCGGGCGCTGATGACCCCGCGCCGGCGCGAGTTGCGGCGGGCGAGCTCCAGCAGCCGGGGGCCGGAGAAGGCGCCGAGCGGCGCCCGGTTGGCGAAGTCCAGCAGCGTGACCGCGTAGCCGGCGGCGTGCACCCGGTCGTCGCCGGTCGCGGCCATGTGGTTCAGCGCCGTCGTCATCACCTGACCACCGGCGCACAGCCCGAGGGTCGTGACGTCCGGCGAGCCGGTGATCTCCGACGCCACCCCGACCGCGTCGACGACGCGCTGGGCGTAGGTGTCCAGGCCCCAGTCCGCCTGCTCCTCGGTCGGGTTGCGCCAGCTGATCATGAACACCTGCAGGCCGCGGCTCACCGCGTACTCCACGAGGCTGCGCCCGGGACGCAGGTCCAGGAAGTAGAAGCGGCCGATCGGGGGCGGGACGATCACCACCGGCCGCTGCCGGACGTGCGCCGTGCTCGGCGTGTACTGGATCAGCTCGATGACCTCGTCGCGGTGCACGACCGCGCCCGGGGAGATGCCCAGGTCGGTGCCGACGGTGAAGGCGCTGCGGTCGGTCTGGGTGGGCAGGCCGCCGTTGTGCCGCAGGTCGGAGAGCAGGTGGCCCATGCCGCGCAGGACGCTGCGCCCGCCGGTGTCGAAGGCCCGCTTCACGGCGGCCGGGTTGCCGAGCAGGGTGTTGGTCGGCGCGAGCGCGCTGGTGAACGCGGTGATGACGAAGCGGGCCTGCTCCACCTCGCGCCAGTCGGCACCCCGGGCCTCGTAGGCCTCGACGAGGGCGTTCACCGACCCGGTCATCGCGAGGTAGGACTGGGCCAGCCGGCGGTAGGCGGGGTTGGTCGACCACGCCGGATCGGCGAAGCGCTTGTCCCGGGGGGAGGGCGCGATCTCGTCGGTGCCGCGCAGGATGCGGACCGCGTTCCACCCGAGGCGGCCGGCCTCCCGGGCGAGGGGGCCCGGCTGGGCGAGGGTGGAGAGGACCGCCCGGGCCATGCCGCGCGAGGACGGGACGCCGACCGGTTCGGCGTTCTCGACCGAGGCCAGCGCCTCGGACTCGTCCGCGGGCACCGGCGGCCCGGCCGCGGGCCGTGGCGTCCCGGACCGGGTGTCGCGTGGTGTCGACGTCGTGCTCGTCACGGCGGCCTCCTTGTGACCTGGGTCACTCGATGGTCCGACGGTAGCCGCTCCGGAGGCCGAGGTCACGGCCCCCCGGGAGTGGCCGCGCCCGTCACCGCAGGGCGGCGGCGACCTTCCCGGCAGCCGAGGTCACGGCCTGCCCGATGTGGTCGGCGTCGGCGTGCTGGTCGACGAAGACCACGGCGAGGGCGGCGCGGGCGCCGCCGTCCGGGCCGAGCACCGGCGCGGCGATCGACCGGATCCCCGGGATGACCTCGCCGTGCGAGCTGGCCCAGCCGGTCCGCCGGGCCTCGCGGAGGGCCGCGCGGTCCTCCGCGGTCGGGGGCCCGGGCATGAGCAGGGCCAGACCGGGTGCCCCGCGGTCGACCGGGTGCCGGGTGCCCGGCCGGTAGGTGACGTGCGCCGGGGTGTCCTGCGGCTCGATGCTGGTGATCGTCACGGCCTCGTCCCCGGCGCGCACCACGAGGAAGGCGGTCATGCCGAGCTCGGTCGCCAGTCCGGTCAGCCGCGGGAGGGCGGCGGCGTTGAGGTCGGTGCGCACGCCCCGGGACAGCACCGCGATGCCGAGGCCCAGGCCGTAGTGGCCCAGCGGGTCCCGCTCGACCAGCTGGTGGTCCTCCAGCGTGCGCAGCAGGCGGTAGGTGATGGAGCGGTGCAGTCCCAGGGCCCTGCCGATCTCGGCCACCGGCTGCGGCACGCCCGCCGACGCGAGGTGCTCGAGGACGCGGACCCCGCGGTCCAGCGTCTGCGACTGCGGAGCTCCCGCGGCCTCCTCCGTCACCGCCGTCCCTCCTGCCGGTCGGTCGCCGTCCAGCGGGCCGGCTGGACGCGGCCGGTCACCTCGCCGAGGGCGATCCGGCTGCCGTCCGGGCCGGGAGCGCTGGCGGTGAGCGTGACGACGTCGCCGTCCTCCAGGAAGGTGCGGGTGCTGCCGTCGGCGAGGGTGATCGGTTCTCGACCGCCCCAGGACAGCTCGATGAGGGAGCCGCGCTGGTCCTCGCCCGGTCCGGAGACGGTGCCGGAGGCGAACAGGTCGCCGGTGCGCAGCGAGGCCCCGTTGACCGTCAGGTGCGCCAGCTGCTGGGCCGCCGTCCAGTACATCTCCCGGAACGGCGGGCAGCTGAGCAGCTCGCCGTTGAGCCGCACCTCGAGGGCGATGTCCAGTCCCCAGGGCCCGGCGTCGGCGTCGTCCAGGTAGGGCAGCAGCGGGACGTCGCGGGCCGGCGGGGGGACCCGGGCGTGCTCCAGCGCGGCGAGCGGCACCACCCAGGGGGAGACCGAGGTGAGGAACGACTTGCCGAGGAAGGGGCCCAGGGGGACGTACTCCCAGGCCTGCAGGTCCCGGGCGGACCAGTCGTTGACCAGGCACACGCCGAACACGTGCTGGCTGAAGTCGGCCAGCGGGACCCTGGCGCCGAGCACCGAGCCGACCCCGACCAGGAAACCGACCTCGGCCTCGATGTCCAGCCGCTGCGACGGCCCGAGGGTGGGCGCCTCGTCGGCCGGGGCCTTGCGCTGGCCGCACGGGCGGACGACGGGGGTGCCGGAGACGGCCACCGTGCCGGCGCGACCGTGGTACCCGATCGGCAGGTGCTGCCAGTTCGGCGTCAGCGGTGGCGAGTCCGGCCGGAACATCCGGCCGAGGTTCTCCGCGTGGTGCCGGGAGCTGTAGAAGTCCACGTAGTCGGCGACCTCGACGGGCAGGTGCAGCGAGACGTCGCGGCGGGGGAGCAGGTGCGGCTCGACCGCGCTGCGGTGCGCCTCGTCGGTGAGCCACGCCCGGAGCCGCTGCCGGAGCGCGGCCCAGGCCTCCGGGCCCTGGGCCATGAACGCGTTGAGCGACCCGGTGGCGTGCACCGGGTCCCCGGTCGCTGCGGCCAGGTCGAGCACGGAGTCGCCGACCGCGACCCCGGTGCGGGGTGCCGTCCCGGGCGTGGAGAAGACGCCGTAGGGCAGGTTGGCCAGCCCGAAGCCGGTACCGGCGGGGAGGTCCGGCCAGCTCACGCGGGGGTCCGATCCGGGGCGGGGAGCAGGCCGAGCGCGACCAGGTCCTCGACCGGCTCGAGGACGCTGCAGGTGCCGAAGGAGCGGAACACGGCCCGCGCCCGCGCGCCGCGGTCCGGGGACCAGGTCCGGACGGCGGTGGCCAGCGCGGCGCCGTCGTCCTCGGCCAGCCACCGCTCGGCCGACGCGGCGGGCTCCCCGGCGGCGAGCGCGTCGCAGGCGGCGAGCAGGTTGAGGAAGCCGTGGTGCCGGAAGCCGGTGGCCGGGTCGGTGTGCCGGACGGCGGAGTGCAGCCCGGCGGTGCACTTGACGGGCACCGCCCGGCGGACGCACGCCGACAGGGCCCGGCCAGCTCGGCGGGGTCCGGGAACAGCTCGGCGCGCAGGCCCCCGGTGCGGAGCTTGGCGCGGAGCCCGGCGGCCGCGAGCACGTCCAGGACGTCGTCCCGGGCGCGGGTCCGGGGCAGCTCCACGGCCGCCGGGACGCCGGCAGGGAGGACCCCGGCCAGCACGCCGGTCAGCTGCCGGGCCGCCGCGGCGTCGGCCACGACCGGCACCTCCACCGCGGCGAGGGTCAGCCGCGGGTCGGCGGTCACCCGGTCGACCGCCGCCGGCAGCTCCGCGGCGCCGGCGATCACCGAGATCCCGAGCGGGGCCCCGTCGGCCAGGTGCCCGGCCAGCTCCGCCAGCCGGGCGGCCGGGACGACGAAGGGGCCGACCAGCCCGCCCAGCCGCGACCGCAGCTCCCGGTGGGCGGGCACCGCAGCCGCCATCGGCGCGTCGCCGGGTGGGAACAGCGCG comes from the Modestobacter italicus genome and includes:
- a CDS encoding alpha/beta fold hydrolase; protein product: MRGADGTALRAWCNDGTGPPVLLCNGLGAPEAAWPGLVGRSSGYRVLSWSYRGLTGSARPADPARVRVEDHADDARAVLDAFDVPAATVIGWSLGVNVAFELALEDPARVLGVLAVAGVPGGSFSSMFAPYGVPRRLRAPVGRWSSALLLAIGPMLPPIAASLPPWPELLSPGALRGPASEMAHPGALRAVLQEFSRHDWRWFRHLALAIAEHAPLDISRVRGPVTFVAGRYDSLVDVADVRRAAGSLPGARLRELPGTHFLPLQHPGVLLAELRRMVPAS
- a CDS encoding PHA/PHB synthase family protein, with the protein product MTSTTSTPRDTRSGTPRPAAGPPVPADESEALASVENAEPVGVPSSRGMARAVLSTLAQPGPLAREAGRLGWNAVRILRGTDEIAPSPRDKRFADPAWSTNPAYRRLAQSYLAMTGSVNALVEAYEARGADWREVEQARFVITAFTSALAPTNTLLGNPAAVKRAFDTGGRSVLRGMGHLLSDLRHNGGLPTQTDRSAFTVGTDLGISPGAVVHRDEVIELIQYTPSTAHVRQRPVVIVPPPIGRFYFLDLRPGRSLVEYAVSRGLQVFMISWRNPTEEQADWGLDTYAQRVVDAVGVASEITGSPDVTTLGLCAGGQVMTTALNHMAATGDDRVHAAGYAVTLLDFANRAPLGAFSGPRLLELARRNSRRRGVISAREMGAVFSWMRPDDLIFNYLVNQWLMGEDPPAFDILAWNADGTNLPARLHEQFLEIFGTNALVRAGAMRVLGSPVHLSRITVPTFVTGALTDHLTPWDGCYRTTQLLSGPSTFVLSYSGHIQSLVNPPGNPKAHYWTGGEPGPDPHAWRASAERHTGSWWEPWAEWMLERSGDEVPAPAARGSADHPPLEPAPGSYVRDRRPA
- a CDS encoding IclR family transcriptional regulator, with protein sequence MTEEAAGAPQSQTLDRGVRVLEHLASAGVPQPVAEIGRALGLHRSITYRLLRTLEDHQLVERDPLGHYGLGLGIAVLSRGVRTDLNAAALPRLTGLATELGMTAFLVVRAGDEAVTITSIEPQDTPAHVTYRPGTRHPVDRGAPGLALLMPGPPTAEDRAALREARRTGWASSHGEVIPGIRSIAAPVLGPDGGARAALAVVFVDQHADADHIGQAVTSAAGKVAAALR
- the fahA gene encoding fumarylacetoacetase codes for the protein MSWPDLPAGTGFGLANLPYGVFSTPGTAPRTGVAVGDSVLDLAAATGDPVHATGSLNAFMAQGPEAWAALRQRLRAWLTDEAHRSAVEPHLLPRRDVSLHLPVEVADYVDFYSSRHHAENLGRMFRPDSPPLTPNWQHLPIGYHGRAGTVAVSGTPVVRPCGQRKAPADEAPTLGPSQRLDIEAEVGFLVGVGSVLGARVPLADFSQHVFGVCLVNDWSARDLQAWEYVPLGPFLGKSFLTSVSPWVVPLAALEHARVPPPARDVPLLPYLDDADAGPWGLDIALEVRLNGELLSCPPFREMYWTAAQQLAHLTVNGASLRTGDLFASGTVSGPGEDQRGSLIELSWGGREPITLADGSTRTFLEDGDVVTLTASAPGPDGSRIALGEVTGRVQPARWTATDRQEGRR